One Esox lucius isolate fEsoLuc1 chromosome 1, fEsoLuc1.pri, whole genome shotgun sequence genomic region harbors:
- the tada2a gene encoding transcriptional adapter 2-alpha codes for MMDRLASFGNDPSDKPPCRGCSSNLVEPYIKCAECGPSSFLLCLQCFTRGFEYKKHESDHKYEIMTSDFPVLEPGWTAQEEIALLEAVMDCGFGNWQDVAYQMRTKSKEECEGHYMKNFINNPLFSSTLLSLRQMEEARTADTAIPFKPTDDPPRPTFDSMLSRDMAGYMPARADFMEEFDNYAEWDLKDIDFVDDDSDILHALKIAVVDIYHSRLKERGRRKKIIRDHGLINLRKFQILERRYPKEVQDLYDAMRRFARVVGPIEHDKFIESHALEFELRREICRLQEYRRAGIQSFCSAKVYERVKRVREEERRKRTMLVDVLQYIQDGRACQQWLSKQAAIDAGITPVVTTITTSATGRRSAPPLNLTGLPGTEKLNDREKELCQVVRLVPGAYLEYKQALLNECRRQGGLRLAQARALIKIDVNKTRKIYDFLIKEGYINKA; via the exons ATGATGGACCGTTTGGCATCTTTTGGAA ACGATCCTTCTGACAAGCCCCCATGTCGAGGTTGTTCATCTAACCTGGTGGAACCCTACATCAAATGCGCTGAGTGTGGACCGTCATCTTTCCTTCTATGTCTCCAG TGTTTTACCAGAGGGTTTGAGTACAAGAAACATGAGAGTGATCACAAATATGAAATCATG acatcagACTTCCCTGTGCTGGAGCCTGGATGGACAGCGCAGGAGGAGATTGCTTTGCTGGAGGCAGTCATGGACTGTGGCTTTGGAAACTG GCAGGATGTGGCTTATCAAATGCGTACCAAAAGCAAAGAAGAATGTGAGGGCCACTACATGAAGAACTTCATCAACAATCCGCTGTTCTCCTCCACCCTGCTCAGCCTTCGACAGATGGAGGAGGCTCGTACTGCAGACACAGCCATTCCTTTCAAAC cCACTGATGACCCCCCCAGGCCCACCTTTGATTCCATGTTGTCTCGAGACATGGCTGGGTACATGCCAGCCAGAGCAGACTTCATGGAG GAATTTGACAACTATGCTGAGTGGGATCTGAAAGACATTGATTTTGTGGATGATGATTCAGACATATTACATG CACTCAAGATTGCTGTTGTTGACATATACCATTCAAGGctaaaggagagaggaagaaggaaaAA GATCATCCGGGACCATGGACTGATCAACCTGCGAAAGTTCCAGA TCCTGGAGCGCCGTTACCCTAAGGAGGTACAGGACCTGTATGATGCCATGAGACGCTTCGCCAGGGTGGTGGGCCCCATCGAACATGACAAGTTCATTGAGAGTCATGCGC TGGAGTTTGAGCTGAGGAGAGAGATCTGCAGGCTACAGGAGTACAGGAGAGCAGGGATCCAGTCTTTCTGCA GTGCCAAGGTGTACGAGCGTGTGAAGCGTGTGAgggaggaggagcggaggaAGAGGACCATGCTGGTGGACGTGCTGCAGTACATCCAGGATGGTCGGGCCTGCCAGCAGTGGCTCAGCAAACAAGCTGCCAT TGACGCTGGCATCACTCCTGTtgtcaccaccatcaccacatCAG CAACAGGCAGGAGAAGCGCCCCTCCTCTCAACCTGACTGGCTTGCCTGGGACAGAGAAGCTGAAcgacagggagaaagag CTGTGCCAGGTGGTCCGTCTGGTGCCGGGGGCCTACCTGGAGTACAAGCAGGCCCTGCTGAACGAGTGCCGGCGGCAGGGGGGTTTACGGTTGGCCCAGGCCCGGGCTCTCATTAAGATTGACGTCAACAAGACACGCAAAATCTACGACTTCCTCATCAAAGAGGGCTACATCAACAAGGCCTAG